One window of the Thamnophis elegans isolate rThaEle1 chromosome 6, rThaEle1.pri, whole genome shotgun sequence genome contains the following:
- the LOC116509882 gene encoding ICOS ligand-like isoform X1 → MMHMQKTNPNLFSLKGFFWLCLFELLHSNSSTPSQKLSVVVQEGDEARLPCSHKTPGGSSLGYYFIYWQMPMPGGLSDRVVISYKNGEEVESEKDSSYMNRSKIDKNFTLSIASVTVNDSGEYKCVALWPNNVQTLFVHLSVIVPFSTPIILSNLSSNLSSERCDSTNLTLICLSHGGSSEPKMYGSINEKPVNWTVTSNKIFGCFNITGTLQLSTRENILIQCSVHYLDFQVSTNYSLNMTNNCSEPTLPPLILPFWVLISSIVILVFFLAGVMLGILQCYVHKHPRSTTHKSLATDEMGLEEQSSGQKSSMLGRSPP, encoded by the exons gTACTCCCAGTCAAAAATTAAGTGTTGTAGTCCAAGAAGGAGATGAAGCCAGACTTCCTTGCAGTCACAAAACCCCTGGAGGCTCATCTCTAGGATATTACTTCATCTACTGGCAAATGCCTATGCCTGGTGGTCTGTCAGACCGGGTTGTGATTTCATACAAGAACGGTGAAGAAGTTGAATCAGAAAAGGACAGCTCTTACATGAACAGATCAAAGATAGATAAGAATTTTACACTTTCAATCGCCTCGGTGACAGTAAATGATAGTGGAGAATATAAATGTGTTGCCTTATGGCCAAATAACGTACAAACATTATTTGTCCATTTATCTGTAATAG TTCCATTTAGTACACCTATTATCCTGAGCAATTTGTCCAGCAATTTGTCCAGTGAACGTTGTGACTCAACAAATTTGACACTGATATGTTTGTCTCATGGAGGTTCTTCAGAGCCAAAGATGTATGGATCTATCAATGAAAAGCCAGTGAATTGGACTGTCACAAGCAACAAAATATTTGGTTGTTTTAATATTACTGGCACCTTGCAGTTAAGCACGAGAGAAAATATATTGATCCAGTGCTCAGTTCATTATTTAGATTTCCAAGTGTCAACCAACTATAGCTTGA ATATGACAAATAACTGTTCTGAACCAACATTGCCACCATTGATTTTACCTTTTTGGGTCCTTATTTCTTCAATAGTGATCCTGGTTTTCTTTCTAGCCGGAGTAATGCTAGGAATACTCCAATGCTATG TTCACAAGCATCCAAGGTCCACCACACATAAGTCACTGGCAACAGATGAAATGGGACTCGAGGAACAATCTAGTGGGCAGAAATCTTCAATGTTGGGGAG ATCTCCACCCTGA
- the LOC116509882 gene encoding ICOS ligand-like isoform X2 encodes MMHMQKTNPNLFSLKGFFWLCLFELLHSNSSTPSQKLSVVVQEGDEARLPCSHKTPGGSSLGYYFIYWQMPMPGGLSDRVVISYKNGEEVESEKDSSYMNRSKIDKNFTLSIASVTVNDSGEYKCVALWPNNVQTLFVHLSVIVPFSTPIILSNLSSNLSSERCDSTNLTLICLSHGGSSEPKMYGSINEKPVNWTVTSNKIFGCFNITGTLQLSTRENILIQCSVHYLDFQVSTNYSLNMTNNCSEPTLPPLILPFWVLISSIVILVFFLAGVMLGILQCYVHKHPRSTTHKSLATDEMGLEEQSSGQKSSMLGR; translated from the exons gTACTCCCAGTCAAAAATTAAGTGTTGTAGTCCAAGAAGGAGATGAAGCCAGACTTCCTTGCAGTCACAAAACCCCTGGAGGCTCATCTCTAGGATATTACTTCATCTACTGGCAAATGCCTATGCCTGGTGGTCTGTCAGACCGGGTTGTGATTTCATACAAGAACGGTGAAGAAGTTGAATCAGAAAAGGACAGCTCTTACATGAACAGATCAAAGATAGATAAGAATTTTACACTTTCAATCGCCTCGGTGACAGTAAATGATAGTGGAGAATATAAATGTGTTGCCTTATGGCCAAATAACGTACAAACATTATTTGTCCATTTATCTGTAATAG TTCCATTTAGTACACCTATTATCCTGAGCAATTTGTCCAGCAATTTGTCCAGTGAACGTTGTGACTCAACAAATTTGACACTGATATGTTTGTCTCATGGAGGTTCTTCAGAGCCAAAGATGTATGGATCTATCAATGAAAAGCCAGTGAATTGGACTGTCACAAGCAACAAAATATTTGGTTGTTTTAATATTACTGGCACCTTGCAGTTAAGCACGAGAGAAAATATATTGATCCAGTGCTCAGTTCATTATTTAGATTTCCAAGTGTCAACCAACTATAGCTTGA ATATGACAAATAACTGTTCTGAACCAACATTGCCACCATTGATTTTACCTTTTTGGGTCCTTATTTCTTCAATAGTGATCCTGGTTTTCTTTCTAGCCGGAGTAATGCTAGGAATACTCCAATGCTATG TTCACAAGCATCCAAGGTCCACCACACATAAGTCACTGGCAACAGATGAAATGGGACTCGAGGAACAATCTAGTGGGCAGAAATCTTCAATGTTGGGGAGGTAA